The following are encoded in a window of Lacinutrix sp. WUR7 genomic DNA:
- a CDS encoding YdeI family protein: MELAELYFKSDNEWREWLHINHDSDNGIYLIFYKVDHKNESMRWEEAVRVALCYGWIDSTVKSLGDGKRRQYFCKRNPKSVWSALNKRHIKDLLAEDLMHPKGLEIIKTGKKNGSWTALDTVEKGIIPEALQIAFNKNPKAFDNFNNFAPSYRKHYLYWLHSAKREATKQKRIAEIIKRCDANIKSRDTW, from the coding sequence ATGGAATTAGCAGAACTATATTTTAAATCGGATAACGAATGGCGCGAATGGCTACACATTAATCACGATAGTGATAATGGCATCTATCTTATCTTTTACAAAGTAGACCATAAAAACGAAAGTATGCGTTGGGAAGAAGCGGTTAGAGTTGCTTTATGCTATGGTTGGATTGATAGTACGGTAAAAAGTTTAGGAGACGGAAAACGAAGACAATATTTTTGCAAACGAAACCCTAAAAGTGTTTGGAGTGCTTTAAACAAAAGGCATATTAAAGATTTACTAGCGGAAGATTTAATGCATCCCAAAGGATTAGAAATTATAAAAACAGGAAAGAAAAATGGGAGCTGGACCGCTTTAGATACTGTGGAGAAAGGAATCATTCCGGAAGCATTACAAATTGCTTTTAATAAAAACCCAAAAGCTTTTGACAATTTTAACAACTTCGCTCCTTCTTACAGAAAGCATTACTTGTATTGGTTGCACAGCGCCAAACGTGAGGCTACAAAACAAAAAAGAATCGCAGAGATTATTAAACGCTGCGATGCTAATATTAAATCTCGAGATACGTGGTAA